From a single Silene latifolia isolate original U9 population chromosome 6, ASM4854445v1, whole genome shotgun sequence genomic region:
- the LOC141587019 gene encoding uncharacterized protein LOC141587019, which translates to MASFHFPQFEHEPFYCYFDRLGEYVGQFGNCFETWELCLVVYYGMNQESWTIVNYMCGGQFIDTNYLENWELFRRLANDTYQWDLNTSPPKSSLEIMIEQFIETTNQYIDTLTHSSSDLKNVENFKSDVLSDNDNGFVESCEFVPNDNVIVSLDSPTFEHELNESSMSLLENDNMFNGDNFVESYVISHDDNMSPLDDFNLVNDSPSLVQDDVEQFGVCEFETMLFHDDYELGEPSDTLVMDEVEQFGICEYESMSFEVDHEMVEELSKECFEESGTFNESWEKESLNMFDDSLEVKWDDDIVDIVSFGEPTFERFFQEPSVSILFIEVDSLIPIDFLPLDFLTPSYELMIEECDNISEKVVVAPYLALEGCLNEKFEDKEKDEVKGKETSEVSNVVDCPSGLEFDHPPPTREDMFYTIEFESEVENDQTLDERRKLKDVSLNDDGKAMSGIAHRFWDPG; encoded by the coding sequence ATGGCTAGTTTTCATTTCCCACAATTTGAGCATGAgccattttattgttattttgatAGGCTTGGTGAATATGTTGGTCAATTTGGTAATTGTTTTGAAACATGGGAACTTTGCCTTGTTGTGTATTATGGCATGAATCAAGAGTCTTGGACCATAGTCAACTATATGTGTGGTGGACAATTCATTGACACAAATTATTTGGAGAATTGGGAACTTTTTAGAAGGTTGGCTAATGATACATACCAATGGGATTTGAATACCTCCCCTCCTAAATCAAGCCTTGAGATCATGATTGAACAATTCATTGAAACAACAAACCAATACATCGACACTCTTACTCATAGTTCAAGTGATTTGAAAAATGTTGAGAACTTTAAGAGTGATGTCTTGAGTGATAATGATAAtggttttgtagagtcttgtgaATTTGTTCCTAATGATAATGTGATTGTGTCTCTTGATTCTCCCACCTTTGAACATGAATTGAATGAATCTTCAATGTCTTTGTTGGAAAATGATAACATGTTTAATGGTGATAATTTTGTGGAGTCTTATGTGATTTCTCATGATGATAATATGTCACCTCTTGATGATTTTAATTTGGTTAATGACTCTCCTTCTTTGGTCCAAGATGATGTTGAGCAATTTGGTGTATGTGAGTTTGAGACCATGTTATTTCATGATGATTATGAGTTGGGTGAGCCGAGTGATACACTTGTTATGGATGAGGTTGAGCAATTTGGCATATGTGAGTATGAGAGTATGTCATTTGAGGTAGATCATGAGATGGTGGAGGAGTTGAGTAAAGAGTGTTTTGAGGAGAGTGGTACTTTCAACGAGTCTTGGGAAAAAGAGAGTCTAAACATGTTTGATGATAGTCTTGAGGTGAAGTGGGATGATGATATTGTGGATATTGTTTCTTTCGGAGAACCCACCTTTGAGAGATTTTTCCAAGAACCCTCGGTGTCTATCCTTTTTATTGAGGTTGATTCTCTTATTCCCATTGATTTCCTTCCTCTTGACTTTCTTACCCCATCTTACGAGCTTATGATTGAGGAGTGTGATAATATTTCCGAAAAGGTTGTTGTGGCTCCTTATTTAGCTCTTGAGGGTTGCTTGAATGAGAAATTTGAGGATAAGGAGAAGGATGAAGTGAAGGGCAAGGAGACTAGTGAAGTCTCCAATGTTGTTGATTGCCCAAGTGGTTTGGAGTTTGATCACCCTCCTCCCACAAGGGAGGACATGTTTTACACCATTGAATTTGAAAGTGAGGTGGAGAATGATCAAACTCTAGATGAAAGGAGGAAGCTTAAAGATGTGAGCTTAAATGATGATGGGAAGGCGATGAGTGGCATTGCCCATAGATTTTGGGATCCCGGATAG